In Gemmatimonadota bacterium, one DNA window encodes the following:
- a CDS encoding phytanoyl-CoA dioxygenase family protein — protein sequence MTISKQYQKDGFCTISDPVFPTDVVDAAIEGMDAVRAGKYDTGHPPENSRWNPGDDPKALCKIEMPQFASHAIMDLVSHPALGKLAAEVTGAKMVQVWWVQLLYKPVGEPTDQRVTNIGWHQDRYYWRIWEDGSELFTAWVALSHITPDAGPMRFVPGSHRWGLLDIDFGFQQQDLDTLRNGISIPEQAIWREVPMLLPPGALSLHDCFTLHGSGPNRSNGPRRSFAIHMRTEKSRPVNDERQGLSRHIDDPSKCPVIYES from the coding sequence ATGACCATCTCGAAACAATATCAAAAAGATGGTTTTTGCACTATTTCTGACCCGGTTTTTCCAACCGATGTCGTCGATGCAGCAATTGAAGGCATGGATGCTGTACGCGCAGGGAAGTACGATACCGGACATCCGCCGGAAAACTCCCGATGGAACCCCGGCGACGATCCCAAAGCACTTTGCAAAATTGAAATGCCACAATTTGCCAGTCACGCCATCATGGACCTGGTCTCGCATCCCGCCCTCGGCAAACTCGCCGCTGAAGTCACAGGAGCAAAAATGGTGCAAGTCTGGTGGGTGCAACTGCTCTACAAACCCGTGGGCGAACCCACGGATCAACGCGTCACCAACATCGGTTGGCATCAGGACCGCTACTACTGGCGAATATGGGAAGACGGCAGCGAACTCTTCACTGCGTGGGTCGCCCTCAGCCACATCACACCCGATGCAGGACCAATGCGCTTTGTCCCCGGATCACACCGTTGGGGTCTCTTGGACATCGACTTCGGCTTTCAACAACAGGACCTCGACACATTGCGCAACGGCATATCAATACCCGAACAGGCCATCTGGCGAGAAGTCCCCATGCTCCTGCCCCCCGGCGCATTGAGCCTGCACGACTGCTTCACACTCCACGGCAGTGGGCCCAACCGGTCCAATGGACCCCGTCGCAGCTTTGCCATTCACATGCGCACCGAAAAATCGCGTCCCGTCAACGATGAGCGACAGGGCCTCTCCCGACACATTGACGACCCATCCAAATGCCCGGTTATTTATGAATCGTAA
- a CDS encoding carbohydrate kinase gives MSNLYLGLDASTQSLSAIIIDIDTRKIVYDVSLNYDETLPHYGTQNGVLDHPDPKIVHSPPLMWAEALDVLFDKMKTEGITLGNIRAISGSGQQHGSVYLKNADILSNLDPSKSLVENLSGIFSRDTSPIWMDSSTRAECDEICDALGGLQATASATGSTTFERFTGPQIRKFYKTQPDAYNNTAHIMLVSSFMASLIAGKVTPIDHGDGAGMNLMDIQTRAWHAAALDDTAPDLSHRLPPLAESRAIIGTVNPYFVDKYGVNPNAQALVWSGDNPNSVIGLGLIREGLVAISLGTSDTYFGTMKNCQTDPRGEGHVFVSPTGDYMTLICFKNGSLAREAVRQSHGLDWDGFSHALQSTPPGNNGKIMLPYFESEIVPNVLNPGVHRFDLDEQDAAGNCRAVVEAQMMSMRIHSEWMGVRPSAIYVTGGASVNPEILQIMADVQNCPVHQFEVTNSAALGAALRAAHAHLNTTWEDISEGIAEPISGSAVKPTNTAVYDELVKKYAECEQIALGI, from the coding sequence ATGAGCAACCTCTATCTCGGGCTTGACGCCAGCACGCAGAGCTTGAGTGCTATTATCATAGACATCGACACCCGCAAAATCGTGTACGATGTTTCACTGAACTACGACGAAACGCTACCGCATTATGGCACTCAAAATGGCGTCCTCGATCATCCCGATCCCAAAATTGTTCACTCGCCACCTCTCATGTGGGCCGAAGCCCTCGATGTGCTTTTTGACAAAATGAAAACCGAGGGCATAACCCTCGGCAATATCCGGGCCATCTCTGGCTCGGGACAACAACACGGCTCTGTTTATCTCAAAAATGCGGATATCTTGTCCAATCTCGACCCATCAAAATCCCTCGTAGAAAACCTCAGCGGTATATTCTCTCGCGACACATCTCCCATCTGGATGGATTCCTCTACCCGCGCCGAATGCGATGAAATTTGCGACGCCCTCGGCGGTCTTCAAGCCACAGCCAGCGCCACGGGATCCACCACCTTTGAGCGCTTCACGGGACCACAGATCCGCAAATTCTACAAAACACAACCCGATGCCTATAACAACACCGCACACATCATGCTCGTCAGTTCCTTCATGGCCTCTCTGATCGCGGGCAAAGTAACCCCCATCGATCACGGCGATGGCGCGGGCATGAATTTGATGGACATTCAGACCCGGGCCTGGCATGCGGCTGCGCTCGACGACACAGCACCCGATCTATCCCATCGTCTGCCTCCACTTGCAGAATCCCGCGCAATTATCGGCACAGTGAACCCCTACTTTGTCGATAAATACGGCGTCAATCCCAATGCACAGGCGCTCGTCTGGTCGGGCGACAATCCCAACAGCGTCATCGGCCTCGGTCTCATCCGAGAGGGCCTTGTCGCCATCTCACTCGGCACCAGCGACACCTATTTTGGCACAATGAAAAATTGCCAGACCGATCCGCGCGGCGAAGGTCACGTCTTTGTCTCACCCACTGGCGACTACATGACCCTTATATGTTTCAAAAACGGCTCCCTCGCCCGCGAAGCTGTACGCCAATCTCATGGTCTGGACTGGGACGGTTTTTCCCATGCACTCCAATCCACCCCCCCGGGCAATAATGGCAAAATCATGCTACCCTATTTTGAATCCGAAATCGTACCCAATGTCCTCAATCCCGGCGTACACCGATTTGACCTCGACGAACAGGACGCCGCTGGCAATTGCCGCGCGGTTGTCGAGGCACAAATGATGTCCATGCGCATTCACTCAGAGTGGATGGGCGTGCGCCCTTCAGCCATCTACGTCACTGGCGGGGCATCGGTCAATCCCGAAATCCTCCAGATCATGGCCGACGTGCAAAACTGCCCCGTTCACCAATTTGAAGTCACCAACAGCGCAGCCCTCGGCGCAGCCCTCCGCGCAGCGCATGCGCACCTCAATACCACCTGGGAAGACATCAGCGAGGGCATCGCCGAACCCATATCCGGCTCCGCCGTTAAGCCCACCAACACCGCAGTGTATGACGAACTGGTTAAAAAATACGCCGAATGCGAGCAAATCGCGCTCGGCATATAA